In Quercus robur chromosome 10, dhQueRobu3.1, whole genome shotgun sequence, a genomic segment contains:
- the LOC126703623 gene encoding serine/threonine-protein phosphatase 7 long form homolog isoform X1 has product MSIVQVCFGMLIWKEVPGVLTCRHLDKGLLEGGVDGLDPRIVAYITDVGLDGLLRVPHMDIDHALITALVERWRPETHSFHLLHGEMTITLQDMEVIMGVPIYGLPLVESIPSMGSWRDVCRRLLGRILPDREVGRKKNTGVLEGASIKAKWLEDQFSNPLPVDAPEALVQKYARFYILELLGGTLFMDKSGERISIRYLQYFDPISNGKKYSWGSAALSWLYRHLCKASEKTAKQIGGALLLVQLWAWARFPHICPVMRHPHQALPPGPLAVRWKGAKITTEHSMHVLRAYRVSLTSLRPNQIVWEPYRNYLGSLPAYCTAGQHIWRSIVPLIHFWVVEGHHPECVLRQFGMKQGIPKDVDTSIELHKITLQGKHTEDWAQVHAPHIAKWAAHAKIADAPAFTGR; this is encoded by the exons ATGAGCATCGTTCAAGTTTGCTTTGGGATGCTCATTTGGAAG GAAGTGCCAGGTGTATTGACTTGTCGTCACCTAGACAAAGGTCTGCTTGAAGGAGGGGTAGATGGGTTAGATCCACGAATTGTCGCTTATATCACTGATGTGGGGTTAGATGGGCTGCTTCGGGTCCCACATATGGACATTGACCACGCATTGATCACAGCATTGGTGGAGAGATGGCGGCCGGAGACGCACTCATTTCACTTGCTCCACGGTGAGATGACCATCACACTACAAGATATGGAGGTTATAATGGGGGTACCTATATATGGCTTGCCGTTGGTGGAATCTATACCCTCGATGGGCAGTTGGCGTGACGTCTGCCGTAGATTGCTAGGGCGTATACTGCCAGATAGAGAAGTTGGCCGTAAAAAGAACACTGGAGTGTTGGAAGGGGCGAGCATAAAAGCCAAATGGCTTGAGGATCAGTTTAGCAACCCTCTCCCGGTTGACGCCCCTGAGGCGCTTGTGCAGAAGTATGCTCGTTTTTACATATTGGAGTTGTTAGGTGGTACGCTATTTATGGATAAGTCTGGAGAACGGATCTCAATTAGGTATTTGCAATATTTCGATCCAATCAGCAACGGAAAGAAGTATAGTTGGGGTAGTGCAGCACTAAGTTGGCTCTATAGACACCTCTGTAAGGCATCAGAGAAGACAGCCAAGCAAATTGGAGGTGCACTACTATTGGTGCAGTTGTGGGCGTGGGCGAGGTTTCCCCACATATGTCCTGTGATGAGGCATCCACACCAGGCACTGCCTCCAGGTCCACTTGCTGTTAG ATGGAAAGGGGCTAAGATAACAACTGAACATTCAATGCACGTCCTACGTGCCTATCGTGTGTCGCTTACTTCGCTACGGCCAAATCAG ATTGTGTGGGAGCCGTACAGAAATTATTTGGGTTCTCTACCCGCATATTGTACGGCAGGCCAACACATATGGAGGTCTATTGTGCCGCTCATACATTTTTGGGTGGTTGAAGGCCATCATCCCGAATGTGTTCTCCGACAGTTTGGGATGAAGCAAGGCATACCAAAAGATGTTGATACTTCAATTGAACTGCACAAGATCACCCTCCAGGGCAAGCATACTGAAGATTGGGCCCAAGTACATGCCCCGCATATTGCTAAATGGGCTGCGCACGCCAAAATTGCCGATGCACCAGCCTTCACGGGGAGATGA
- the LOC126703623 gene encoding serine/threonine-protein phosphatase 7 long form homolog isoform X2, whose translation MDIDHALITALVERWRPETHSFHLLHGEMTITLQDMEVIMGVPIYGLPLVESIPSMGSWRDVCRRLLGRILPDREVGRKKNTGVLEGASIKAKWLEDQFSNPLPVDAPEALVQKYARFYILELLGGTLFMDKSGERISIRYLQYFDPISNGKKYSWGSAALSWLYRHLCKASEKTAKQIGGALLLVQLWAWARFPHICPVMRHPHQALPPGPLAVRWKGAKITTEHSMHVLRAYRVSLTSLRPNQIVWEPYRNYLGSLPAYCTAGQHIWRSIVPLIHFWVVEGHHPECVLRQFGMKQGIPKDVDTSIELHKITLQGKHTEDWAQVHAPHIAKWAAHAKIADAPAFTGR comes from the exons ATGGACATTGACCACGCATTGATCACAGCATTGGTGGAGAGATGGCGGCCGGAGACGCACTCATTTCACTTGCTCCACGGTGAGATGACCATCACACTACAAGATATGGAGGTTATAATGGGGGTACCTATATATGGCTTGCCGTTGGTGGAATCTATACCCTCGATGGGCAGTTGGCGTGACGTCTGCCGTAGATTGCTAGGGCGTATACTGCCAGATAGAGAAGTTGGCCGTAAAAAGAACACTGGAGTGTTGGAAGGGGCGAGCATAAAAGCCAAATGGCTTGAGGATCAGTTTAGCAACCCTCTCCCGGTTGACGCCCCTGAGGCGCTTGTGCAGAAGTATGCTCGTTTTTACATATTGGAGTTGTTAGGTGGTACGCTATTTATGGATAAGTCTGGAGAACGGATCTCAATTAGGTATTTGCAATATTTCGATCCAATCAGCAACGGAAAGAAGTATAGTTGGGGTAGTGCAGCACTAAGTTGGCTCTATAGACACCTCTGTAAGGCATCAGAGAAGACAGCCAAGCAAATTGGAGGTGCACTACTATTGGTGCAGTTGTGGGCGTGGGCGAGGTTTCCCCACATATGTCCTGTGATGAGGCATCCACACCAGGCACTGCCTCCAGGTCCACTTGCTGTTAG ATGGAAAGGGGCTAAGATAACAACTGAACATTCAATGCACGTCCTACGTGCCTATCGTGTGTCGCTTACTTCGCTACGGCCAAATCAG ATTGTGTGGGAGCCGTACAGAAATTATTTGGGTTCTCTACCCGCATATTGTACGGCAGGCCAACACATATGGAGGTCTATTGTGCCGCTCATACATTTTTGGGTGGTTGAAGGCCATCATCCCGAATGTGTTCTCCGACAGTTTGGGATGAAGCAAGGCATACCAAAAGATGTTGATACTTCAATTGAACTGCACAAGATCACCCTCCAGGGCAAGCATACTGAAGATTGGGCCCAAGTACATGCCCCGCATATTGCTAAATGGGCTGCGCACGCCAAAATTGCCGATGCACCAGCCTTCACGGGGAGATGA